A region of the Pseudomonas anguilliseptica genome:
CGACACCGAGCTATGGATCGAAGTGGAGCAGGACTTCACCAGCTATGGCGAGGAGGTGAAGTTCGGCGGCGGCAAGGTGATCCGCGACGGCATGGGCCAGAGTCAACTGTGTGCAGCGGATGTGGTCGATACCCTGATCACCAACGCGCTGATCATCGACCACTGGGGCATCGTCAAGGCCGACGTCGGCCTCAAGGACGGCCGCATCGCCGCCATCGGCAAGGCCGGCAACCCGGATATCCAGCCCGACGTGACCATCGCCATCGGTGCCGGCACCGAGGTAATCGCCGGCGAGGGCATGATCCTCACTGCGGGCGGTATCGACACCCATATCCACTTTATCTGCCCGCAGCAGATCGAAGAGGCGTTGATGAGTGGGGTGACCACCATGATCGGCGGCGGCACCGGGCCGGCCACCGGCACCAACGCCACCACCTGCACCTCGGGGCCCTGGCATATGGCGCGCATGCTGCAGGCCGCCGACGCCTTCCCGATGAACCTGGGTTTTACCGGCAAGGGCAATGCCAGCTTGCCGGAGCCGCTGATCGAGCAGGTCAAGGCCGGCGCCATCGGCCTCAAGCTGCACGAGGACTGGGGCACCACTCCAGCGGCCATCGACAACTGCCTGAGCGTGGCCGACCAGTACGACGTGCAGGTGGCGATACACACCGACACGCTGAACGAGTCCGGCTTCGTCGAAACCACCCTCGGCGCGTTCAAGGGCCGCACCATTCACACCTATCACACCGAAGGTGCCGGCGGCGGCCATGCGCCTGACATTATCAAGGCCTGCGGCTTTCCTAATGTGCTGCCCAGCTCGACCAATCCGACCCGACCGTTCACCAAGAACACCATCGATGAACACCTGGACATGCTGATGGTCTGCCACCACCTCGACCCGAGCATCGCCGAGGACGTGGCCTTCGCCGAGTCACGGATTCGCCGCGAAACCATCGCCGCCGAAGACATCCTGCATGACCTCGGCGCGTTCAGCATGATCAGCTCCGACAGCCAGGCCATGGGCCGGGTTGGCGAGGTGATCACGCGCACCTGGCAGACCGCAGACAAGATGCACAAGCAGCGCGGCCCGCTGGACGGCGACGGCCCGGGCAACAGCAACTTCCGGGTCAAACGCTATATCGCCAAATACACCATCAACCCGGCGATCACCCACGGCATCAGCCATGAAGTGGGTTCGATTGAAGTGGGCAAGTGGGCCGATCTGGTGCTCTGGCGCCCGGCGTTCTTTGGGGTCAAGCCGACGCTGATTTTGAAAGGCGGGGCGATTGCCGCCAGCCTGATGGGCGACGCCAATGCCTCGATCCCAACGCCACAGCCAGTGCACTACCGCCCGATGTTCGCCAGCTACGGCGGCAGTCGGCATGCCACCAGCATCACCTTTATCAGCCAGGCCGCGTTTGATGCAGGTGTACCCGAGCAGCTGGGCCTGAAGAAGAAGATCGGCGTGGTCAAAGGCTGCCGCTCGGTG
Encoded here:
- the ureC gene encoding urease subunit alpha, which codes for MKISRQAYADMFGPTVGDKVRLADTELWIEVEQDFTSYGEEVKFGGGKVIRDGMGQSQLCAADVVDTLITNALIIDHWGIVKADVGLKDGRIAAIGKAGNPDIQPDVTIAIGAGTEVIAGEGMILTAGGIDTHIHFICPQQIEEALMSGVTTMIGGGTGPATGTNATTCTSGPWHMARMLQAADAFPMNLGFTGKGNASLPEPLIEQVKAGAIGLKLHEDWGTTPAAIDNCLSVADQYDVQVAIHTDTLNESGFVETTLGAFKGRTIHTYHTEGAGGGHAPDIIKACGFPNVLPSSTNPTRPFTKNTIDEHLDMLMVCHHLDPSIAEDVAFAESRIRRETIAAEDILHDLGAFSMISSDSQAMGRVGEVITRTWQTADKMHKQRGPLDGDGPGNSNFRVKRYIAKYTINPAITHGISHEVGSIEVGKWADLVLWRPAFFGVKPTLILKGGAIAASLMGDANASIPTPQPVHYRPMFASYGGSRHATSITFISQAAFDAGVPEQLGLKKKIGVVKGCRSVQKSDLIHNDYLPTIEVDPQNYQVKADGQLLWCEPAEVLPMAQRYFLF